In Numida meleagris isolate 19003 breed g44 Domestic line chromosome 3, NumMel1.0, whole genome shotgun sequence, the following are encoded in one genomic region:
- the LOC110396833 gene encoding interleukin-17A-like — protein MSPIPCSPLFRPLLLVLLAMLSASISAHGKVIWAGLEPESLFKRPDAGCPILKDGKFPQTVRVNISISNMNQDTKVTLDISKRSLAPWDYRISEDHNRFPRLVADAQCRHSRCVNSAGQLDHSVNSVPIKQEIIVLRREPRGCQHSYRLEKKMITVGCTCVTPLIQHQA, from the exons atgtcTCCTATCCCTTGTTCTCCTTTG TTCAGACCACTGCTGTTAGTGTTGCTGGCCATGCTGTCAGCCAGCATTTCTGCCCACGGGAAGGTGATATGGGCAGGACTCGAGCCGGAGAGCCTCTTCAAGAGACCAGATGCTGGATGCCCAATACTAAAAGATGGAAAATTCCCTCAAACTGTGAGAGTCAACATAAGCATCAGCAACATGAACCAGGATACCAAAGTGACCCTTGATATCAGCAAACGCTCACTGGCTCCATGGGATTACAG GATCAGTGAGGACCACAACCGCTTCCCCCGGCTGGTTGCTGATGCCCAGTGCCGCCATTCCAGGTGCGTGAACTCAGCTGGGCAACTGGACCACAGCGTCAACTCCGTGCCCATCAAACAGGAGATCATCGTCCTCCGCCGTGAGCCAAGGGGCTGCCAACACTCATACcgcctggagaagaaaatgatcaCCGTGGGATGCACGTGTGTCACCCCACTGATCCAGCACCAGGCTTGA
- the LOC110396344 gene encoding interleukin-17F-like — protein MAFTSYAAGFRSLLLVLVLALTIRSSAHGKVVRPRPRKDSGSVRLSEDCLNHKDPNFPTTVKVDIRVGSSDPASRMIHDIRNRSLSPWNYRLDEDPSRFPQVIADAECRLLGCLNPMGQEDRSLNSVPITQEILVLRREQRGCQPTYRLERKLITVGCTCAAPAIQHQS, from the exons ATGGCTTTTACCAGCTATGCTGCAGGG TTCAGGTCACTGCTTTTGGTGCTGGTCCTAGCACTCACCATAAGGAGCTCAGCCCATGGGAAGGTAGTTCGTCCTCGTCCCAGAAAGGATAGTGGCTCTGTGAGGCTTAGTGAAGACTGCCTGAACCACAAGGATCCCAACTTCCCTACCACGGTGAAAGTTGACATTCGCGTTGGCAGCTCGGATCCTGCCTCTAGGATGATCCATGACATCAGGAACCGCTCTCTCTCTCCTTGGAATTACAG gctCGATGAGGACCCCAGCCGCTTCCCCCAGGTGATAGCGGATGCCGAGTGCCGCCTTTTGGGCTGCCTGAACCCAATGGGGCAGGAGGACCGCAGCCTCAACTCCGTCCCCATCACGCAGGAGATCCTCGTCCTCCGGCGGGAGCAGCGGGGCTGCCAGCCCACCTACCGCCTGGAGAGGAAACTCATCACCGTGGGCTGCACGTGCGCTGCTCCGGCCATCCAGCACCAGTCCTAG